A section of the Oryza sativa Japonica Group chromosome 1, ASM3414082v1 genome encodes:
- the LOC4324871 gene encoding uncharacterized protein isoform X2 has protein sequence MSKLAILGRSGLPRSNEGMRLLFSAVIGVMLGYLFGISFPTVNVTKLHFPSSIISYIEDKDSGITTQTLLNHAWTSANSKKRNNSESNSDEIPKIYVPTNPKGAEGLAPGIVVPETDLYLRRLWGEPSEDLTSQPRYLITFTVGYSQKANIDAAVKKFSENFTIMLFHYDGRTNDWDEFEWSKRAIHVSVRRQTKWWYAKRFLHPDIVAPYDYIFIWDEDLSVQHFNAEAYIKLVRKHGLEISQPGLEPDKGLTWQMTKRLGDQEVHKVTEERPGWCTDPHLPPCAAFVEIMATVFSRDAWRCVWHMIQNDLVHGWGLDFALRRCVEPAHEKIGVVDSQWVIHQVIPSLGNQGTAENGRTPWEGVRARCRKEWGMFQKRLADAEKAYYLGKGITPPN, from the exons ATGTCAAAGCTTGCCATTCTAGGCCGCag TGGCTTGCCAAGATCAAATGAGGGCATGAGGCTCCTATTCTCAGCAGTTATTGGTGTTATGCTAGGTTACTTGTTTGGGATTTCATTTCCTACTGTCAATGTAACCAAG CTCCACTTCCCTTCCAGTATTATCTCATATATTGAAGACAAAGACTCTGGTATCACAACCCAAACATTGTTGAATCATGCATGGACATCTGCAAATAGTAAAAAGAGGAACAATTCTGAGTCTAACTCTGACGAAATTCCTAAG ATTTATGTGCCAACAAACCCTAAAGGTGCTGAAGGCCTTGCACCTGGCATTGTTGTGCCTGAAACAGACCTTTATCTTCGAAGATTGTGGGGTGAACCTAGTGAG GATCTTACTAGCCAGCCAAGATACCTTATTACCTTCACAGTTGGATACTCTCAAAAGGCAAATATTGATGCAGCAGTCAAAAAG TTTTCAGAAAACTTCACAATTATGTTGTTCCACTATGATGGTCGGACTAATGACTGGGATGAATTTGAGTGGTCAAAAAGGGCCATTCATGTGAGTGTCAGAAGGCAGACTAAATG GTGGTATGCCAAGAGATTTTTACATCCTGATATTGTTGCCCCGTATGACTACATATTTATCTGGGATGAGGATCTAAGTGTACAACATTTCAATGCAGAGGC GTACATTAAGCTTGTTAGGAAGCATGGGTTGGAGATCTCTCAGCCTGGTTTGGAACCTGATAAAGGTCTGACATGGCAAATGACCAAACGGCTAGGAGATCAAGAAGTTCACAA AGTAACCGAAGAGAGGCCAGGCTGGTGCACTGATCCACATCTACCACCATGTGCAGC ATTTGTTGAAATTATGGCAACTGTGTTCTCTAGGGATGCATGGCGCTGTGTATGGCATATGATTCAG AATGACTTAGTCCATGGATGGGGCCTCGATTTCGCTCTTAGAAGATGTGTTgag CCAGCTCACGAGAAAATCGGAGTTGTTGATTCTCAGTGGGTTATTCATCAGGTTATTCCGTCACTGGGGAACCAG GGCACGGCTGAGAATGGAAGAACACCATGGGAAGGG GTGAGAGCTCGCTGTAGAAAAGAATGGGGGATGTTCCAAAAAAGGTTGGCTGATGCTGAGAAGGCATATTACTTAGGAAAAGGGATCACACCGCCAAATTGA
- the LOC4324871 gene encoding uncharacterized protein isoform X1: MSKLAILGRSSGLPRSNEGMRLLFSAVIGVMLGYLFGISFPTVNVTKLHFPSSIISYIEDKDSGITTQTLLNHAWTSANSKKRNNSESNSDEIPKIYVPTNPKGAEGLAPGIVVPETDLYLRRLWGEPSEDLTSQPRYLITFTVGYSQKANIDAAVKKFSENFTIMLFHYDGRTNDWDEFEWSKRAIHVSVRRQTKWWYAKRFLHPDIVAPYDYIFIWDEDLSVQHFNAEAYIKLVRKHGLEISQPGLEPDKGLTWQMTKRLGDQEVHKVTEERPGWCTDPHLPPCAAFVEIMATVFSRDAWRCVWHMIQNDLVHGWGLDFALRRCVEPAHEKIGVVDSQWVIHQVIPSLGNQGTAENGRTPWEGVRARCRKEWGMFQKRLADAEKAYYLGKGITPPN, from the exons ATGTCAAAGCTTGCCATTCTAGGCCGCag CAGTGGCTTGCCAAGATCAAATGAGGGCATGAGGCTCCTATTCTCAGCAGTTATTGGTGTTATGCTAGGTTACTTGTTTGGGATTTCATTTCCTACTGTCAATGTAACCAAG CTCCACTTCCCTTCCAGTATTATCTCATATATTGAAGACAAAGACTCTGGTATCACAACCCAAACATTGTTGAATCATGCATGGACATCTGCAAATAGTAAAAAGAGGAACAATTCTGAGTCTAACTCTGACGAAATTCCTAAG ATTTATGTGCCAACAAACCCTAAAGGTGCTGAAGGCCTTGCACCTGGCATTGTTGTGCCTGAAACAGACCTTTATCTTCGAAGATTGTGGGGTGAACCTAGTGAG GATCTTACTAGCCAGCCAAGATACCTTATTACCTTCACAGTTGGATACTCTCAAAAGGCAAATATTGATGCAGCAGTCAAAAAG TTTTCAGAAAACTTCACAATTATGTTGTTCCACTATGATGGTCGGACTAATGACTGGGATGAATTTGAGTGGTCAAAAAGGGCCATTCATGTGAGTGTCAGAAGGCAGACTAAATG GTGGTATGCCAAGAGATTTTTACATCCTGATATTGTTGCCCCGTATGACTACATATTTATCTGGGATGAGGATCTAAGTGTACAACATTTCAATGCAGAGGC GTACATTAAGCTTGTTAGGAAGCATGGGTTGGAGATCTCTCAGCCTGGTTTGGAACCTGATAAAGGTCTGACATGGCAAATGACCAAACGGCTAGGAGATCAAGAAGTTCACAA AGTAACCGAAGAGAGGCCAGGCTGGTGCACTGATCCACATCTACCACCATGTGCAGC ATTTGTTGAAATTATGGCAACTGTGTTCTCTAGGGATGCATGGCGCTGTGTATGGCATATGATTCAG AATGACTTAGTCCATGGATGGGGCCTCGATTTCGCTCTTAGAAGATGTGTTgag CCAGCTCACGAGAAAATCGGAGTTGTTGATTCTCAGTGGGTTATTCATCAGGTTATTCCGTCACTGGGGAACCAG GGCACGGCTGAGAATGGAAGAACACCATGGGAAGGG GTGAGAGCTCGCTGTAGAAAAGAATGGGGGATGTTCCAAAAAAGGTTGGCTGATGCTGAGAAGGCATATTACTTAGGAAAAGGGATCACACCGCCAAATTGA
- the LOC4324872 gene encoding glycine-rich cell wall structural protein 1.8, translated as MAMARRGNGGYQYGAYSYGYGYSKPQVNYHSQSSESVTTVVTKMDEMSVHENAVQKMSSSFREEKVYEQQGGAGGDVQVCRNGGAAAGAVQKHTYEEKKEEEVYEESNHGGGGGGCGGYARQHGAGGGQKHATYQHEVLKGYESAGGGYAAARHNGAGAGGVKKQYSYREEEEYDAGGYARHNGGGVQKQYSSYRRDEEECDAAAGGGYGRHHGAGGGAVKQHATYKQHQAIEGVNGCGAGGYNYNRHQAVAVAGGGQHHYGGATAAAYGNASNKQHFTAAAAGHHSSGGHTQYHHQSYECEEEDSDEDDCEDDDDDESDDDDDDGHCPPSRQGSVHSYHQAAYQHEEKQHAGGRNHYHAYERHEEHGGGAQRYQKYESSTQVGYAGGGGGNGGCVRGNAKPCFRIMA; from the coding sequence atggCGATGGCTAGGCGCGGCAATGGCGGCTACCAGTACGGCGCCTACAGCTACGGCTACGGCTACAGCAAGCCGCAGGTGAACTACCACAGCCAGAGCTCCGAGAGCGTCACCACCGTCGTGACGAAGATGGACGAGATGAGCGTCCACGAGAACGCCGTGCAGAAGATGTCGTCGTCGTTCCGGGAGGAGAAGGTGTACGAGCagcagggcggcgccggcggcgacgtgcaGGTGTGCCGCAATGGCGGCGCTGCTGCAGGCGCCGTGCAGAAGCACACCTacgaggagaagaaggaggaggaggtgtaCGAGGAGAGCAAccatggcggaggcggcggcggctgcggcggctaCGCTCGCCagcacggcgccggcggtgggcaGAAGCACGCCACGTACCAGCACGAGGTGTTGAAAGGGTACGAGAGCGCCGGCGGTGGgtacgccgccgctcgccacaacggcgccggcgccggcggcgtgaaGAAGCAGTACTCCTACCGCGAGGAAGAGGAGTACGACGCCGGTGGGTACGCTCgccacaacggcggcggcgtgcagaAGCAGTACTCCTCCTACCGCCGCGACGAAGAGGAGTGCGACGCCGCAGCCGGAGGAGGGTACGGCCGCcaccacggcgccggcggcggcgccgtgaaGCAGCACGCCACCTACAAGCAGCACCAGGCCATCGAGGGTGTCAACggctgcggcgccggcgggtaCAACTACAACCGCCACCAAGCCGTCGCCGTGGCTGGCGGCGGGCAGCACCACTACGGtggcgccactgccgccgcgtATGGCAACGCCTCCAACAAGCAGCActtcactgccgccgccgccggccaccacagCAGCGGCGGCCATACCCAATACCACCACCAATCCTACGAATGCGAGGAGGAAGATTCCGACGAGGACGActgcgaggacgacgacgacgacgagagcgacgacgacgacgacgacggccactGCCCACCTAGCCGCCAAGGCAGCGTCCACAGCTACCACCAGGCGGCGTACCAGCACGAGGAGAAGCAGCACGCCGGCGGCCGCAACCACTACCATGCATACGAGCGCCAcgaggagcacggcggcggcgcgcaacGCTACCAGAAGTACGAGAGCTCCACCCAGGTGGGctacgccggcggcggcggcggcaacggcggatGCGTGCGTGGCAATGCCAAGCCATGTTTCCGAATCATGGCCTAA